In Kiritimatiellia bacterium, the DNA window AAGGTGGTAACATCCGCAAATTTGTGGATATGGCCAAAGACAAGAACTCCAACTTCCGGCTGATGGGCTTTGGCCACCGGGTGTATAAGAATTTCGACCCACGTGCCAAAATCATCAAAAAGGCGTGCATGGACGTGCTCAATCGCCTTGGCATCAAGGATCCGCTGTTGGAGATTGCGGTGCAACTGGAAGAGGTCGCACTCAAAGACGAGTATTTCGTCGAGC includes these proteins:
- the gltA gene encoding citrate (Si)-synthase (type II enzyme; in Escherichia coli this enzyme forms a trimer of dimers which is allosterically inhibited by NADH and competitively inhibited by alpha-ketoglutarate; allosteric inhibition is lost when Cys206 is chemically modified which also affects hexamer formation; forms oxaloacetate and acetyl-CoA and water from citrate and coenzyme A; functions in TCA cycle, glyoxylate cycle and respiration; enzyme from Helicobacter pylori is not inhibited by NADH), yielding GGNIRKFVDMAKDKNSNFRLMGFGHRVYKNFDPRAKIIKKACMDVLNRLGIKDPLLEIAVQLEEVALKDEYFVERKLYPNVDFYSGIIYRAIGIPTDMFTVMFALGRMPGWIAQWKEMIENPGAKIGRPRQIYNGPTQRPYIPIEQRG